AGGAATTGACTTAGATTATGAAACCGTTGGCGCCAATGGAGGCATGCTAATGGTTACAGCTTCTGGGACAGCCGTAAAACTTTAATTAAATAAAAAACCGAAACATTAGATGTTTCGGTTTTCTTTTTATTGTTAATAAGATAATTATCTTATTTCTTTTCTTCTACTTTATCAGTATTCTCTTCATCTTTAGTGGCATCTTTAAATTCTTTGATACCAGTACCTAAACCTCTCATTAATTCAGGAATTTTTCTACCTCCGAATAATAATAATACTAATGCAACGACAATAGCTATTTGCCATGGTCCAATCATTCCTAAAAATATAGTAAGTAAATTCATTTTTATTAAATTTTGCGCTACAAAGATACGAAATTAACTTCGGTGTTCAATTACTCCACCAATTACTTTTTTGTCTCTAAATACTTCAGGTTTTCCTTTGTAAAAAATTGAACCTCCAAATGATACTTTAGCATCTAGTGTTTCTCCTGATTGTACTTCAACTTTAGAACCAGATCCAGCCTTTACTATAGTCATTTCTTCTACCGATAATTTGTATCCGTGATACATTCCTCCTAAATCAGCATTTACATTTTGATTCTTGGTTGCTCCAGAAAGCCTTATAACTGCTCCTGAAGAGCTTTTTACATTCAAATGCTTAACATTAACTACAAGATTAATAAAAGCTCCTTCTTGAGCTCTAATTTCAACTTTTTGTTGATTAATATCTTTTCCTGTAATTGTTGCTCCTTCATTTGCATCAATGATTGATAAAGTTTTATTGTAATATAATGTTGCCTTCACTTTACCATCGGCAGTAGTTTCTGGGAATCTTAATAATACTTTTAAGGTAGTTCCATCCAACTTAATTTTAACTTTATCTGTTTTTTCTCCAGTAACTATTATTTTAGATTCATCAGATTTTACGAGTTTTAAATCTATGCCGTTATACACTTTTACAATTGAAAAGTCTCCTAAATTTTTAGTTATCGTTGTTTGAGCTGATGCTAAAACGGTCATCAAAAACAAACTTAATATTGCTAACTTCTTCATAATAAATTCATTAGTTAATTGAGTATAACCAATAATTATACCAATACTATAAAGGTAAATCTTAATTTTTATTGTTTAAAACTGTACAAATTAGTGTGAAATCAAATTGAAATCAAGGTGTTTACGTTCCAAATCGGTGTGTTTTACTTTTACTACTACTTCATCACCCAGTTGAATCATATTCTTGGTTGATTGTCCAATCACAGCATATTGTTTTTCGTCAAAGATATAATAATCATCCTTAATATCCTTGATTCTAACCATACCTTCACATTTATTAGATTTGATTTCAACATAAATTCCCCATTCTGTTACACCAGAAACTACTCCTTCAAATTCTTGATCTTTATGATCTTGCATGTATTT
The nucleotide sequence above comes from Tenacibaculum singaporense. Encoded proteins:
- a CDS encoding Sec-independent protein translocase subunit TatA/TatB codes for the protein MNLLTIFLGMIGPWQIAIVVALVLLLFGGRKIPELMRGLGTGIKEFKDATKDEENTDKVEEKK
- a CDS encoding head GIN domain-containing protein, which codes for MKKLAILSLFLMTVLASAQTTITKNLGDFSIVKVYNGIDLKLVKSDESKIIVTGEKTDKVKIKLDGTTLKVLLRFPETTADGKVKATLYYNKTLSIIDANEGATITGKDINQQKVEIRAQEGAFINLVVNVKHLNVKSSSGAVIRLSGATKNQNVNADLGGMYHGYKLSVEEMTIVKAGSGSKVEVQSGETLDAKVSFGGSIFYKGKPEVFRDKKVIGGVIEHRS